In Ignavibacteria bacterium, the sequence TGCACTCGATAAAAGAGGCCGGTTATACTGGATATACGGAGAGTATGAGACTGCAGAAAAATACTATCTTCAATCACTTGAAATAATAAAAAATAATACAGGAATAACGAATTCTGTGTATGCAACTATTATGTTAAACCTTGCACAGCTTTATTCCTACATGGATAATTACAATAAATCTGAAAGGACATTTATTCAGGCCGTTGAGATAAGAAAACAGGTCTTTGGAGACAGGCATAACAATTACGCTGAGGCACTTTATCGCATGGCATCAATGTACTTTGATTTTAACCAGTTTGATAAAGCAGAAAAAACATATATTCAGGCTCTGGATGTAATAAAGAAAATCTCGGATTATGATTACTCTTTATTTGCTCAAATTTTGAGCGAGCTGAGTAACCTTTATGAAGAGCAAAACCAATTTTATAAAATGCCTCCGCTTCTTAATGACCTCTTACAGTCAACAGAGAGAACGAAAGGAAAAGAGCATCCAGATTATAGGTTTTATCTTTTGTGGTCCGCACAAATATTCTTCAAGATGAAACTAATGGATAAAGCAGAACCTTATATCCTCGAATGCTTATCGATTGACATTAAAGATATAAACAACTCATTTTACTATCTATCTGAAAATGATAAACTCAGAATGATGGATTATTATCTCCAAAACGCCAGCCTTTATTATTCGTGCGCATTAGAGAGAATAAAAGATAATGATGATATGCTGAAAGATATTACAAATTTCAGACTGATGACAAAAGGCCTGGTACTTTATTCAACTAACGGTGTAAGGAAAAGAGTGTTTTCAACAGACGATCCTTCTATTGCATCAATATACAGTGAACTTATTGAAGTCAGAACGGAGCTGTCAAAAGCATATACAAAAACAATAGAAGAACAGCAAAAAGCAGATTTAAATATTAAAATACTTGAAGAAAAAGCAGAACAACTTGAAAGAAATCTCAGCAATTTATCTGAGTACTTTAAATCAGAGAAAGAAACCTACAACGTAAACTGGGAAGATGTCAGAAACTCACTCAATTCAGATGAAGCTGCAATAGATTTTCTTAATTTCGAATACTTCGACAGTAATACAAACGATACTGTATACTGTGCAATTATCATTAAAAAAGATTTTCAAACCCCGATAATAATAAAACTTTGCAACAAACAAGATATTGATAAATATATAATTACTGAAGACGAAAACGATATTTATATCAAAAATGCTGTTGCCTGTAAAGGTCTTTATGAATTGATCTGGAAACCACTTGAGGGATATCTCGAAAACAGTAAAATTGTCTATATATCAACGTCCGGTATACTTAACAGAGTATCGTTTCACGCCCTTGCAACCGATGATAACACCTATTTAATCGATAAGTATGATATCAGATACACGGGTAATCTCAAAGATATAATAACACTCGCAAAAAACAGAAAAACCGGACAGGGTAATAACAAAGCAAGTATTTTTGGAGGGATAAAATACGATTTAGACCCTTCAGA encodes:
- a CDS encoding CHAT domain-containing tetratricopeptide repeat protein; translation: MKHVFFTIIFLSIISFSTLPVHSQTLDSLFDKIDNYFDAASYEQAVEYSEKALSKAEKDYGSKSSQYAIALDKRGRLYWIYGEYETAEKYYLQSLEIIKNNTGITNSVYATIMLNLAQLYSYMDNYNKSERTFIQAVEIRKQVFGDRHNNYAEALYRMASMYFDFNQFDKAEKTYIQALDVIKKISDYDYSLFAQILSELSNLYEEQNQFYKMPPLLNDLLQSTERTKGKEHPDYRFYLLWSAQIFFKMKLMDKAEPYILECLSIDIKDINNSFYYLSENDKLRMMDYYLQNASLYYSCALERIKDNDDMLKDITNFRLMTKGLVLYSTNGVRKRVFSTDDPSIASIYSELIEVRTELSKAYTKTIEEQQKADLNIKILEEKAEQLERNLSNLSEYFKSEKETYNVNWEDVRNSLNSDEAAIDFLNFEYFDSNTNDTVYCAIIIKKDFQTPIIIKLCNKQDIDKYIITEDENDIYIKNAVACKGLYELIWKPLEGYLENSKIVYISTSGILNRVSFHALATDDNTYLIDKYDIRYTGNLKDIITLAKNRKTGQGNNKASIFGGIKYDLDPSEMSDNANRFRNIQQDEAENKVSINEIIGNSEDRGRGWKYLKGTVAEAEKIYDLLRKNNYDVSMFAGGDGNEEAFRSLSGSNSPSIIHLATHGFFFPGPQKLQQDEKLVKNINNSRSAFKNDINPMFRSGIVLAGANNIWKNGKNIEGVEDGILTAYEVSGMNLLNTDLVILSACESGLGDVRGDEGVFGLQRSFKIAGAKNIIVSLWKVPDKETAELMELFYSNWIDKKMQLEEAFAEAQKSMRLKYIEPYYWAAFVLI